In Bacillus sp. Cs-700, one genomic interval encodes:
- a CDS encoding DeoR/GlpR family DNA-binding transcription regulator produces the protein MLNAERHFIILQVLKEKETATVHELSEATGASVSTIRRDLVQLEEENQLKRIHGGASLFRSKGTEPSLGEKSTQNMSEKEKIASYAAELVKDGDCIFLDAGTTTQKMAPFLQHKQVIVVTNGYQVIESLLAEGITTYVIGGKFKSRTGAMTGVKALESIETYRFDKCFIGINGIHESLGYTTADPDEAIIKQAAIKLSRDAYILADYSKIGEAAFSKVADIEACTIITNEHPETNYDQVSKHTTVEVVKI, from the coding sequence TTGTTAAATGCTGAACGTCATTTCATCATTTTACAAGTTCTTAAAGAAAAGGAAACAGCAACTGTTCATGAGTTAAGTGAAGCAACCGGGGCATCTGTTTCAACCATTCGTCGTGATCTTGTTCAACTCGAAGAAGAAAATCAGTTAAAACGAATTCATGGGGGTGCATCACTTTTTCGTTCAAAGGGAACTGAACCATCACTTGGTGAAAAATCCACGCAGAACATGTCAGAAAAAGAGAAAATTGCATCTTATGCAGCTGAATTGGTTAAAGACGGTGACTGCATTTTCCTTGATGCAGGGACAACCACCCAAAAGATGGCTCCGTTCTTACAACATAAACAAGTCATTGTTGTTACAAATGGCTACCAGGTCATTGAAAGCCTTCTAGCAGAAGGTATAACAACTTATGTTATTGGTGGGAAGTTTAAATCAAGAACAGGGGCGATGACAGGAGTTAAGGCACTTGAAAGTATTGAAACGTATCGTTTCGATAAGTGTTTTATCGGGATCAATGGTATACATGAATCGCTAGGCTATACAACGGCAGATCCAGATGAAGCCATCATTAAACAAGCAGCGATTAAACTTTCACGCGATGCCTATATTTTAGCTGATTATTCGAAAATTGGTGAAGCAGCTTTTAGTAAAGTTGCAGATATTGAAGCGTGTACGATAATTACAAATGAGCATCCTGAAACAAATTATGATCAGGTAAGCAAACATACAACAGTAGAAGTGGTGAAGATATGA
- a CDS encoding MBL fold metallo-hydrolase: MEQLQVGTLSITWLRGGVTHMDGGAMFGVVPKPLWSKKYPVNEKNQIELRTDPLLLQWQGKKILIESGIGKGKLTEKQRRNYGVEEESDIHASLEELSLSVEDIDIILMTHLHFDHASGLTEPDGNEYKSTFPNAVIYVSEVEWNEMREPNIRSKNTYWKENWEAIQPQVQTFKETYEVLPGLNLYHTGGHSDGHAIITLEEGDEYLIHMADLMPTHAHKNPLWVLAYDDYPMTSIYAKEKWITDAVSQDAWFIFYHDARYRALKWNDSFEITHEVKRNS; encoded by the coding sequence ATGGAACAGTTACAAGTAGGTACACTATCAATTACGTGGCTTAGAGGTGGGGTTACTCATATGGATGGTGGCGCGATGTTTGGAGTTGTGCCAAAACCGCTCTGGAGCAAGAAATACCCTGTAAATGAGAAAAACCAAATCGAGCTTCGAACGGATCCGCTGTTGCTTCAATGGCAAGGGAAAAAGATCTTAATTGAATCGGGGATTGGGAAAGGGAAGTTGACCGAGAAGCAAAGAAGGAACTATGGGGTTGAGGAAGAGTCTGATATTCATGCTTCTCTTGAAGAGCTATCGTTGTCAGTGGAGGACATTGACATAATCCTTATGACTCACCTGCATTTTGATCATGCAAGTGGCTTAACTGAACCGGATGGAAATGAGTATAAGTCAACTTTTCCAAATGCCGTTATTTACGTCTCAGAAGTAGAATGGAATGAAATGAGAGAACCCAACATTCGTTCGAAAAATACATATTGGAAAGAGAACTGGGAAGCGATTCAACCTCAGGTACAAACATTTAAAGAAACCTATGAAGTGCTTCCTGGTTTAAATTTGTACCATACTGGAGGACATAGTGATGGTCACGCGATTATCACGCTGGAAGAAGGGGACGAGTATCTCATCCACATGGCAGATCTCATGCCAACTCATGCTCATAAAAACCCTCTCTGGGTTCTTGCATATGATGATTATCCAATGACATCCATTTATGCGAAAGAAAAGTGGATTACTGATGCTGTATCTCAAGACGCCTGGTTTATTTTTTATCACGATGCTCGTTACCGTGCTCTTAAATGGAACGATTCTTTTGAAATAACGCATGAAGTAAAACGGAATAGCTGA
- the trmB gene encoding tRNA (guanosine(46)-N7)-methyltransferase TrmB, whose product MRQRNKPWAEEMFADHPQFVPTTPSERKGNWKDVFQNNNPIHLEVGTGKGQFIIGMAKQNPNVNYIGLELSSSVMVSALEKLIVEDVPNVRLLNENAQDLQSLFEENEVSRIYLNFSDPWPKNRHEKRRLTYKTFLDLYRVVMSPEGEVHFKTDNQGLFEYSLHSFSAYGMTLNHVSLDLHQSGMEDNVMTEYEEKFSSKGSRIYRCEAKFRI is encoded by the coding sequence AAATGTTTGCAGATCACCCACAATTTGTACCTACCACACCTTCCGAAAGAAAAGGGAACTGGAAAGACGTCTTTCAAAATAACAACCCCATTCATCTAGAAGTGGGAACGGGGAAAGGGCAATTTATAATTGGCATGGCGAAACAGAATCCTAATGTGAATTACATTGGTTTAGAGTTATCGTCAAGTGTTATGGTGTCTGCTTTAGAAAAGTTAATCGTAGAAGATGTACCGAATGTTCGCCTGCTGAATGAAAACGCACAAGATCTTCAATCGCTTTTTGAAGAAAATGAAGTAAGCCGCATTTATTTGAATTTTTCAGATCCTTGGCCAAAAAATCGCCACGAAAAAAGAAGGCTTACCTATAAAACGTTTCTGGATTTGTATCGTGTTGTGATGAGTCCGGAAGGCGAAGTTCATTTTAAGACAGATAATCAGGGCTTATTTGAATATTCCCTTCACAGTTTCTCAGCATACGGCATGACGTTAAATCATGTAAGTCTTGATCTGCATCAAAGTGGCATGGAAGATAATGTGATGACTGAGTATGAAGAAAAGTTTTCATCAAAAGGAAGCCGGATTTATCGATGTGAAGCAAAATTCAGAATTTGA